In Mucilaginibacter celer, one DNA window encodes the following:
- a CDS encoding UDP-2,3-diacylglucosamine diphosphatase, whose translation MAKREVDIAVISDVHLGTYGCHAKELLKYLKSIKPKILILNGDIIDIWQFSKSYWPEEHTKVLRRILKFVTDGVPVYYLTGNHDEMLRKFTDFNMGTFQLLDKLVLEVDGKRAWIFHGDVFDVTMQYSKWLAKLGAVGYDTLIWINSVVNWVLTAMGRQKMSFSQKVKARFKEAVKFINQFEQTAADLAVDKQYAYVICGHIHHAEIREITSTQNTGSVMYLNSGDWVESLSALEYNDGYWTIFKYHPDDFNTDVDEDDKTDSEDLNAMLDVKNLLERFKQDPD comes from the coding sequence ATGGCAAAACGCGAAGTTGATATTGCTGTAATATCCGATGTACACCTTGGTACCTACGGTTGTCACGCAAAAGAACTGCTTAAGTATTTAAAAAGCATTAAACCCAAAATTCTGATCCTTAACGGCGATATCATCGATATCTGGCAATTCAGTAAATCATACTGGCCCGAAGAACATACCAAGGTGCTCCGCCGCATCCTCAAATTTGTTACCGATGGCGTACCGGTGTATTATTTAACCGGCAACCACGATGAAATGCTGCGCAAGTTTACCGATTTTAATATGGGCACCTTCCAGCTGCTTGATAAGCTGGTGCTGGAGGTTGACGGCAAACGCGCCTGGATTTTTCATGGCGATGTGTTTGACGTTACCATGCAGTACTCCAAATGGCTGGCCAAATTAGGCGCCGTTGGTTATGATACGCTGATTTGGATAAACAGCGTAGTTAATTGGGTGCTTACTGCCATGGGCAGACAAAAGATGAGTTTTTCGCAAAAAGTGAAAGCCCGTTTTAAAGAAGCCGTGAAATTCATTAACCAGTTTGAACAAACCGCGGCCGACCTGGCTGTGGATAAGCAATACGCCTACGTAATTTGCGGCCACATCCATCATGCCGAAATCAGGGAGATCACCTCAACCCAAAATACAGGCTCGGTAATGTACCTTAACTCGGGCGATTGGGTGGAGAGCCTCAGCGCGCTTGAATACAACGATGGCTACTGGACGATATTTAAATATCATCCCGACGATTTTAATACCGATGTTGATGAGGATGATAAAACCGATTCGGAAGATTTGAATGCCATGCTGGATGTGAAAAATTTATTGGAGCGTTTTAAACAGGATCCTGATTAA
- a CDS encoding DinB family protein, with translation MNIAKERKAIDAALDEYRRWLDLIPDEQFDITPADGSWSYAEVYSHIMQATLGSSIALERCTHGNCEPNKKGLTLAGRFVMFFGALPPAKVKVPAEVNAKVAVNKISKEDAKNLIIKCRRRMDTTMPLIKASLPINKYKHPRLGMLNARQWFKFIRVHLQHHLNQLERIENKFTKAK, from the coding sequence ATGAACATCGCCAAAGAACGAAAAGCCATCGATGCTGCCCTCGACGAATACCGCCGCTGGTTAGATCTGATCCCCGACGAACAGTTTGATATAACCCCGGCCGACGGCAGCTGGAGCTACGCCGAGGTTTACAGCCATATTATGCAGGCAACCCTGGGCTCATCTATAGCATTGGAGCGTTGTACACACGGCAATTGCGAACCAAACAAAAAAGGCTTGACTTTGGCCGGTCGTTTTGTAATGTTTTTTGGCGCTTTGCCGCCGGCGAAAGTTAAAGTACCCGCCGAAGTGAATGCTAAGGTAGCTGTAAACAAGATCAGTAAGGAAGATGCCAAAAACCTCATTATCAAATGCCGCCGCCGGATGGATACCACAATGCCGCTTATCAAGGCATCGCTTCCCATCAATAAATACAAACACCCCCGTTTGGGAATGCTTAACGCCAGGCAATGGTTTAAGTTTATCAGGGTGCATTTGCAGCATCATTTAAACCAGTTGGAGCGTATCGAAAATAAATTTACAAAGGCAAAGTAA
- a CDS encoding YjjG family noncanonical pyrimidine nucleotidase → MSKSEIEHPKSEIKYKHIFFDLDHTIWDFDKNAEEALHELYLIHQLKEIGLHSAELFIETYTRNNHRLWAQYHIGEITKDELRDARFKSTFTDLGLHPDLVPLDFEDAYVQLCPTKTNLFPHAHETLEYLQSKYTLHLISNGFKDSTRTKIAGSDLAKYFQHIIISEDVGVNKPDKAIFQHALDLAGALKEESVMIGDSIEADIRGALNFGMDAIYFNPFNADKPEDVPVQITHLKELTVML, encoded by the coding sequence ATGTCAAAATCCGAAATCGAACATCCGAAATCCGAAATAAAATATAAACACATCTTCTTCGATCTCGACCATACCATCTGGGATTTTGATAAAAATGCCGAGGAGGCACTGCACGAACTTTACCTGATCCATCAGCTTAAAGAGATTGGCTTACATTCGGCCGAGTTATTTATCGAAACTTATACCCGCAATAATCACCGCCTTTGGGCACAATACCATATAGGCGAGATAACTAAAGATGAACTTCGCGATGCCCGCTTTAAATCAACCTTTACAGACCTTGGCCTGCACCCTGATCTGGTTCCGCTTGATTTTGAGGACGCCTACGTGCAACTTTGCCCTACCAAAACCAACCTTTTCCCACACGCGCACGAAACGCTGGAGTACCTGCAATCCAAATATACGCTGCACCTCATCTCCAACGGTTTTAAAGATTCAACCCGTACAAAAATTGCCGGTTCTGATCTGGCTAAATATTTTCAGCACATCATCATTTCTGAAGATGTGGGTGTTAATAAACCCGATAAAGCCATATTTCAGCATGCGCTTGATCTGGCCGGGGCTTTAAAGGAGGAGAGTGTGATGATAGGGGATAGCATTGAGGCGGATATCCGCGGGGCTTTGAATTTTGGTATGGATGCTATTTATTTTAATCCTTTTAATGCCGATAAGCCTGAAGATGTGCCGGTGCAGATAACTCATTTAAAAGAGTTGACCGTAATGTTATAA